One genomic window of Pocillopora verrucosa isolate sample1 chromosome 8, ASM3666991v2, whole genome shotgun sequence includes the following:
- the LOC131793201 gene encoding 3'-5' exoribonuclease HELZ2-like isoform X3 encodes MAYHSSMSFDAELEDLPFPISPSLLSSSLVSPNPVETVNNAEQFMVTGDYGTAAALFTLALRHSEVVVPPDLKSAILCKRAKCLLRLNYVQQVLRDCLAAREIIGGENEHIAFLWSHALELQGQVLKAFVNSVIYKFLDPEMKRDKNIVDRLRAKVKSMCGQGFHQVSSTVDMLIQQGKMKLADSLTELALSFFTEVVTLFPIVVEAYELRAQCYFKLGDFFQAKRDCNRALELTNRTSTVAFDIEIRMKIQFEEFDDALKLVNEWQTIDPENVELSAIESDIRAKMATVQSQDIPPCQSEYQQQAQEIEERNKQEDVQDAKGKAVNQRKEEQLTTSYDSPGALRAGHLLPSAAPVKHSAFPERKKRRRIRNKTRTLRAAREADDSDASSVCSISTCPGDLGYATKATCRPKMPTFEESDQGFVSDVPKSSTSPSSKAKGKSPNKETSGIRPRPPGIYTAYRLCKYSDRPELCWQGKLCTYAHSEAERKAWEDDFKKSKRKPTASRKNTRKNKDTGITSTPSKDFRKAVRREEITTKTTRADERPVAVSDESKDSQETAVTSDDWILVSRAAKKSSKGQKDKVRPAPLNFYGTYRLCRHYLARQWCPTGDHCCFAHGETERAAWEEERKKRFRKPTTSKSKSQTAKKKRNKTSVSSALKEWRKEFRGQCRAPLRIPKKGKQYLMCPEWRKGSCKLDRKCTLAHGEKELTAWNEHLKKMEMRMERKKEEETEKAEEKGEESMTSSTINDDKRPATTYKVEDLVPSIPGVNVLCDPPDLDVTLQVPLNSEEETQYSWNLRIHYESNVTGHLRDIVLLPNYHKFYTLSSVKFSCKVPNANGTQRTVEMSDSEEIPDQFHYPVKSSLRHQQGVCDVEIAVSFSTSIFGNFVQFLVLDFGREAHLAVKITVEVGSQEFLQEYSEVKSKLKPDLQLWDDGSREIVKFEPKRSSVFNNEHLIGKYGLPSHTDIIPCPLLNGSQGLSKENYKDVMHQLLFVEEFYIRKQVASYNIQGTNLHASKFVVKRDELLSAQEGWLYGSFHVTRPITPDDADGRLLLRNLFASFGSVLISQSHIPNSMIYEALVESVEESRVILKLPTRFCGDLGLKDSSEITVNIQFQINRLPLCEMHDAIDRLGPQHIRILFPAFSRVVQEEKILPLPWILDPKLNEDQKEIIRRIAAPSSDAPPLVVFGPFGTGKTFALNQAVRRIAVNRNNRVLICTHSNSAADIHVELLDEYLKEQNGISASRPLRIYTPLRKLSTVSTIVKEYCLIADKGEPTEAFRLPARDDVLSHRVIVTTLGMSRALFDMELHRGFFSHILIDEAAQALETETLTPITLAGNDTKVVFTGDHMQMSPDVFSPEAKNWGFQTSLQERLFYEYKQLQAEETFDSNLIFLTENYRSNEQLLQLASDMFYGGKLSAGSNQPLHPSFGPFMFFCALGKEEMEANHFSFRNLAEVSEIVRRVRELADSWPEEWGAKDLKQVAVVSSYHYQVKTIRDALRKNGLGQVDVETIENVQGKQFRALFVSTVRTFHTYKEFHDCEANGDERPYMYFLSDPKLLNTALTRAKSLIVVVGDPFSLRTIGDCQAVWEEFIERCSDMGKLFGVEHNDLEEAISQSGLNINAAVFVPSGSTDIRNSAPSGDEKTNRKPQDVRKTFFTKSSLAPFQSQLDENRGNEISFSVEGKRPETGGRKSTVNDHPNLEDSEPEWTSESDDAGDELTESDDLGNADDFAEYGNVDETVPPKDMDEIILALKAKCEEKALKKKSQDKAKSKENDLKVDDAERNTQCFAERFDSNTSGDRVIHEDYNIRNKGGITKVFLENMTFRYSERTERLIRPPKVKEQESFQPEYVDRLLREQPHLYQQCKLRITKDRRRITYGEIQDNETEDVLIEGNTRQSFDRDTVVIELTNPSFIEEPAPQGYREGLKGKIVCTKNHAINLRERQFVCTIGRGNPKLMCPINGSMTPLAILTDESFNGIPIYKKIPPESGERPVCVERLPLKEALSGKYLFVVQYLQWKRTFPHPLGIVTKKIPRGHNLNYSLNILNFEFMVKENFPDHVVSETKRQVSKWTRIPDYERKSRQPVLNAFTIDPPRSRALDDALTVETLENGTKVGIHIADVSYFVKRGSKVDVEAEKRGTSHYKGHPNGEVLMLPEGLSYDICSLLPNKERLAVSIYIDLDRDGLVQREEQLNFCRTIVRSQCRLSYAEAQRIIMEEPIEARPEVTSEIRQSIKTLSDVAQKRRKVRLADGSFYHFDYADRKEDLEAHELVEEMMILANMSVAKYLIGKKEKLLPLRVQPPPKTRKFNAWRERFGNFAKLSLSLRKHLVQDFDCVENFLVPISTWKYIRKACCKRDYRKLKQLICNDNLYPQLSVARSSLNAVARGAEDVKAADVALNQRRHWSLNVMEYTRFTSPIRRYLDIEVHRLLLEEEGKELQSEDLSELIRRCSFLSEQSSEFQKDFGRVRFAFDLKSAPYRTTAVVNDIGWNFIQLKLLSDADEYYSSNENKVRVSDLGPIEQPIVSDSSSCIELSWKLRLYDASTANMKRASRMKDHQQEHLRQDKMNIEAFLPTELDLSNAAHNIPGFLWFKVLEAVKEDNCMRLRSLLEEVHNRIEIGEDSEERPIVAEGNEYDGHDNDDEYFFENDDDGDDHESDSGSNNEDIDDPKAFSGEEDMVLHFIHTKLTLKVSDVVEVQLSANEMGPLMLPDIQVFELAPSVQLCLEHRKHTDKCFAEVASEKASLARYRSVERYMTLWKPLLIMEAATKAVSNDDSLVLQNIKVTWRMDERGKLVGSFQLQKTFAETRNIEIFRGDYACVRVPYQASLSSSFSEMFPHLTDEHHAASSGYSALYNSAHEAKNADNTKSLTRERKSVERYFVCHCVFTKVDISLKFTLQLFQSSMKTPEGLMKGETRICTVEVIKQTIPCRRMINTIEDLPKATPLAHDICLGRATRLDVLHIRLPDENLSIADHAEECSFERLNDLQVHAVKKALRNPFTLIQGPPGTGKTITGVHIAYWFARTNKESTPFNRTTPTADIPDKAPPQVLYCGPSNKSVDVVAEYLLRIQGIKIIRAYGNMVEQEEFPIPNQVKPPRPFASQEELRVPEILRTVALHHVIRDRETSPYAGQLKHYENIFAEAKRRKKRVKDEMVQVYLKLIKTAEEWAIRSSHKGEYVQIVLCTCSAAGSKRIKETCNNVFQCIVDECGMCLEPETLIPIVSSKAKQVVLIGDHKQLQPIVTNRVARSLGLRTSMFERFSEHALLLEEQYRMHRDICEFPSFMFYEDKLRTSSSVDDRDKKVKRTKEFLHFWPCHKGKDYVPLVFCHVAGEERELAVTTEQGNQRSKSNLREKDKVVEVVRTLVHSCGVGRDQIVVLSPYRAQCHVIREGLADMELSDVPVISIIKSQGSESDFVIISLVRSLPEAQIDCEPDRRWLSENLGFVTDEHQINVALTRAKQGLCIIGNKNLLNVCELWGHLIYHYENKSCLVDGEGWPRI; translated from the exons ccagagAAATCATCGGAGGAGAAAATGAGCACATAGCGTTTTTATGGTCGCACGCACTAGAATTACAAGGCCAAGTGCTGAAAGCTTTTGTGAATTCCGTCATCTACAAGTTTCTCGATCCCGAG ATGAAAAGAGATAAGAATATTGTGGACAGGTTAAGAGCAAAAGTAAAATCGATGTGTGGACAG GGATTTCACCAAGTAAGCAGCACAGTCGATATGCTAATACAACAGGGAAAAATGAAGCTTGCAGATTCTCTGACAGAATTAGCTCTGAGCTTCTTTACAGAAGTCGTGACTCTATTCCCAATAGTCGTGGAGGCTTATGAATTACGAGCTCAGTGCTACTTCAAACtg GGAGATTTTTTCCAAGCCAAACGCGACTGTAACCGAG CTCTTGAATTGACCAATCGCACAAGTACCGTTGCGTTTGATATAGAAATTAGAATGAAAATTCAGTTCGAGGAGTTCGATGATGCCTTGAAACTGGTGAATGAATGGCAAACAATTGATCCTGAG aatgttGAGCTCTCTGCGATCGAATCGGACATCAGGGCTAAGATGGCAACAGTGCAATCTCAGGACATACCGCCATGTCAGTCA gAATACCAACAACAAGCACAGGAAATAGAGGAAAGGAATAAGCAAGAAGACGTTCAGGATGCGAAG GGCAAAGCTGTTAATCAGAGGAAAGAAGAGCAACTTACAACATCTTACGATTCTCCTG gGGCGCTGAGAGCCGGACACCTCCTTCCATCAGCTGCGCCTGTGAAAC ATTCTGCTTTCCCAGAGCGGAAAAAGAGACgaagaataagaaataaaacaagaactttAAGGGCTGCAAGAGAAG CTGACGATTCTGATGCAAGCAGCGTTTGTAGCATTAGTACCTGCCCTGGTGATTTGGGTTATGCAACGAAGGCCACGTGCCGCCCCAAAATGCCCACTTTTGAGGAAAGTGATCAAGGCTTTGTCAGCGATGTACCGAAATCATCAACGTCTCCGTCATCGAAAGCGAAAGGGaaatcaccaaataaagaaaccaGTGGAATCCGGCCAAGACCACCCGGTATTTATACTGCCTACCGTCTGTGCAAGTACTCTGATCGACCAGAACTCTGTTGGCAAGGCAAGCTTTGTACCTACGCGCATAGTGAAGCTGAAAGAAAGGCTTGGGAAGACGACTTCAAAAAAA GTAAAAGGAAACCAACTGCTAGCAGGAAAAATACTCGAAAGAATAAAGATACTGGGATCACTTCTACTCCATCAAAGGACTTTCGTAAAGCTGTTAGGAGAGAAGAAATAACCACAAAGACAACTCGAGCAGATGAGCGTCCGGTTGCTGTTTCTGACGAG tctAAAGACTCTCAAGAGACTGCTGTGACGTCTGACGACTGGATTCTGGTGTCACGGGCGGCGAAAAAATCTTCTAAAGGACAGAAGGATAAAGTTCGTCCTGCCCCATTGAATTTTTATGGTACCTATCGCCTCTGCCGTCACTATCTTGCACGGCAATGGTGTCCTACAGGAGACCACTGCTGTTTTGCACATGGTGAGACCGAGAGAGCTGCATGGGAAGAGGAAAGGAAGAAAC gattTCGTAAACCAACTACGTCCAAAAGTAAGAGccaaactgcaaagaaaaagaggaacaaaacaaGTGTCAGCTCTGCACTTAAAGAATGGAGAAAAGAGTTCAGAGGACAATGTCGAGCTCCCTTACGAATTCCTAAAAAAGGCAAACAGTACCTAATGTGCCCTGA GTGGAGGAAAGGCTCCTGCAAACTTGACAGAAAATGTACGTTAGCACATGGTGAGAAAGAGCTAACAGCTTGGAAtgagcatttgaaaaaaatggagatgagaatggaaaggaaaaaagaggaGGAAACGGAAAAAGCAGAGGAAAAAGGTGAAGAATCAATGACCAGCTCAACGATAAATGATGATAAGCGGCCAGCTACTACTTACAAG GTTGAGGACTTAGTACCTAGTATACCAGGAGTGAATGTATTGTGTGATCCTCCTGATCTCGATGTCACGCTACAGGTACCTCTGAACAGCGAAGAAGAGACTCAATACAGCTGGAATTTGCGCATTCACTATGAG TCTAATGTCACTGGCCATCTACGGGACATAGTGCTCTTACCAAATTACCATAAATTCTATACGCTGTCGAGCGTGAAGTTTAGCTGCAAAGTGCCAAACGCGAATGGAACGCAGAGAACTGTGGAAATGTCGGACTCTGAGGAGATTCCTGACCAGTTCCACTACCCGGTTAAATCAAGTCTCCGACACCAGCAAGGTGTTTGTGACGTAGAAATTGCCGTGTCATTTTCTACCTCtatttttggaaactttgtGCAATTCCTGGTCCTTGACTTTGGTAGAGAGGCGCATCTTGCTGTGAAAATAACTGTCGAAGTTGGCAGCCAAGAGTTCTTGCAAGAATATAGCGAAGTGAAGTCAAAATTAAAGCCAGATTTACAGTTATGGGATGATGGATCTCGAGAAATTGTGAAGTTCGAGCCTAAACGCTCATCAGTGTTCAACAACGAGCATTTAATAGGAAAGTATGGGTTACCAAGTCATACGGATATTATTCCATGTCCCCTTCTTAATGGATCTCAAGGCTTgagtaaggaaaattacaaagACGTCATGCATCAGTTGTTATTTGTTGAGGAATTTTACATTCGCAAACAGGTTGCAAG CTACAACATTCAAGGTACAAATCTGCACGCCTCAAAGTTTGTCGTAAAGAGGGATGAGTTGCTATCAGCCCAAGAAGGATGGCTATATGGTTCCTTTCATGTCACACGCCCAATAACACCTGATGATGCAGATGGAAGACTTTTGTTAAGGAATCTTTTCGCAAGCTTTGGATCAGTGCTCATATCACAAAGTCATATCCCAAATTCCATGATTTACGAAGCGTTGGTAGAGTCTGTGGAGGAAAGTCGGGTCATATTAAAGCTTCCTACACGATTCTGCGGAGATCTGGGGCTGAAGGATAGCAGTGAAATAACAGTGAATATTCAGTTTCAAATCAACAGGCTTCCGCTGTGCGAGATGCACGATGCCATTGACAGATTAGGACCACAGCACATACGAATATTGTTTCCGGCCTTTAGCAGGGTCGTTCAAGAGGAGAAG aTTCTTCCTCTTCCATGGATTCTTGATCCAAAGTTAAATGAAGatcaaaaggaaattattagGAGAATTGCAGCGCCATCTTCAGACGCCCCTCCCCTCGTCGTGTTCGGTCCGTTTGGTACAGGGAAAACATTTGCCTTGAATCAGGCCGTGCGGCGAATCGCCGTGAACCGTAACAACCGTGTTCTCATCTGCACTCACTCAAACAGCGCTGCAGACATACACGTAGAACTGCTAGATGAATATCTTAAAGAACAGAATGGTATATCTGCCTCCAGACCTTTACGAATTTACACACCATTGCGTAAACTCTCAACAGTTTCCACCATAGTGAAGGAGTATTGTCTGATCGCAGACAAAGGCGAACCAACAGAGGCCTTTAGACTTCCAGCTCGTGATGATGTGCTATCTCATCGAGTCATAGTGACAACACTGGGAATGTCTCGAGCTCTTTTCGACATGGAGCTCCATCGGGGCTTCTTTTCGCATATATTAATTGATGAGGCAGCCCAGGCATTGGAAACCGAAACTCTCACTCCTATCACTCTCGCAGGGAACGATACCAAAGTGGTTTTCACTGGGGATCACATGCAG ATGAGCCCTGATGTATTTTCTCCTGAAGCAAAGAATTGGGGATTTCAAACTTCACTACAAGAACGACTATTTTACGAATACAAACAACTTCAAGCGGAGGAAACGTTTGACTCGAATTTAATCTTTTTAACAGAAAATTACAGGTCGAATGAACAGCTTTTACAATTGGCGTCCGACATGTTCTACGGTGGGAAGCTTTCTGCGGGAAGCAACCAGCCTCTGCATCCTTCCTTTGGACCATTCATGTTCTTTTGTGCTCTTGGCAAAGAAGAGATGGAGGCGAACCATTTTTCATTTCGCAATCTGGCTGAAGTAAGCGAAATAGTAAGGCGAGTCCGAGAACTTGCGGATAGCTGGCCTGAGGAATGGGGAGCAAAAGATCTCAAACAAGTTGCAGTGGTATCTTCATATCATTACCAG GTGAAAACAATTCGAGATGCACTAAGAAAAAATGGTCTCGGACAAGTTGATGTGGAGACTATAGAAAATGTTCAAG gAAAACAATTCCGTGCACTCTTTGTCAGCACAGTTCGAACGTTTCACACATACAAAGAGTTTCATGATTGCGAAGCTAATGGCGATGAAAGACCTTACATGTATTTCCTGTCGGATCCAAAGCTTCTTAACACAGCTCTTACACGTGCCAAATCCCTCATCGTCGTCGTTGGGGATCCATTTTCACTGAGAACTATTGGTGACTGCCAAGCTGTATGGGAGGAGTTTATAGAAAGATGCAGTGACATGGGAAAACTTTTTGGTGTAGAACACAACGATCTCGAAGAAGCCATCTCACAGAGTGGTCTTAACATTAATGCCGCGGTGTTTGTGCCAAGTGGATCTACAGACATTCGAAATTCGGCTCCATCCGGGGATGAGAAAACCAACCGTAAACCTCAGGATGTCAGAAAAACATTCTTCACAAAATCGTCTTTGGCACCATTTCAGAGTCAACTggatgaaaacagaggaaacgAAATTAGTTTCTCAGTCGAGGGTAAGCGTCCAGAAACTGGCGGGAGGAAGAGCACCGTAAATGATCACCCCAACTTAGAGGATAGCGAACCTGAATGGACATCCGAATCAGACGATGCAGGAGACGAATTAACCGAAAGTGACGATCTTGGTAATGCTGATGACTTTGCTGAATATGGGAATGTGGATGAAACTGTTCCTCCAAAGGACATGGATGAGATAATTCTCGCCTTGAAAGCTAAATGTGAAGAGAAAGCACTCAAAAAGAAATCTCAAGACAAGGCAAAgagcaaagaaaatgatttgAAGGTAGATGATGCTGAAAGAAATACCCAATGCTTTGCCGAACGTTTTGATTCTAATACTTCAGGAGACAGGGTTATTCACGAAGATTACAACATAAGAAACAAAGGTGGTATAACAAAGGTCTTCCTTGAGAACATGACATTCAGGTATAGTGAGCGTACAGAGCGGTTAATCCGACCGCCTAAAGTGAAAGAACAAGAAAGCTTTCAGCCGGAGTATGTTGATCGTTTACTACGAGAGCAACCACATCTATACCAGCAATGCAAACTGCGCATTACAAAAGACCGAAGAAGAATAACTTATGGAGAGATTCAAGATAACGAAACTGAAGATGTTTTGATCGAGGGAAATACTCGACAAAGTTTTGATAGAGACACCGTCGTAATTGAACTGACTAACCCGTCTTTCATTGAAGAGCCTGCTCCTCAAGGTTATCGGGAAggactgaaaggaaaaattgtttgtaCCAAGAACCATGCGATCAATTTGCGTGAACGCCAGTTTGTATGTACAATTGGCAGGGGAAATCCCAAGTTAATGTGCCCGATCAATGGATCGATGACGCCCCTGGCAATCCTGACGGATGAATCCTTTAATGGAATTCcgatttacaaaaaaattccacCAGAATCTGGGGAGAGACCAGTATGTGTAGAAAGATTGCCCCTCAAAGAGGCGCTGAGTGGTAAATATCTCTTTGTTGTGCAGTATTTGCAATGGAAACGCACATTTCCTCACCCACTTGGGATAGTGACTAAAAAGATTCCCCGAGGCCACAATCTTAATTATTCACTCAACATTCTTAATTTTGAGTTTATGgtcaaagaaaattttcctgATCATGTCGTTTCTGAGACGAAACGACAAGTCTCAAAATGGACGAGAATCCCTGATTATGAAAGGAAAAGCCGCCAGCCCGTTCTAAATGCATTTACTATCGATCCTCCTAGAAGTAGAGCTTTAGATGATGCCCTGACCGTAGAAACTTTGGAAAATGGTACAAAAGTGGGAATTCACATTGCTGATGTGTCTTACTTCGTAAAGCGCGGAAGTAAGGTAGATGTCGAGGCAGAGAAAAGAGGCACCTCTCACTACAAAGGGCATCCTAATGGCGAGGTATTGATGCTTCCGGAAGGATTAAGCTATGATATATGCAGTTTGCTTCCAAACAAAGAGAGGCTTGCTGTTTCCATCTACATAGATTTGGATAGAGATGGTCTTGTCCAAAGAGAAGAACAGCTTAATTTTTGCCGCACAATCGTACGATCACAGTGCCGTCTGTCATATGCTGAGGCTCAAAGAATCATTATGGAAGAACCTATCGAAGCTAGGCCTGAAGTAACATCAGAGATCAGACAAAGTATCAAAACCTTGAGTGATGTGGCCCAGAAGAGGAGGAAAGTGCGTCTTGCTGATGgctctttttatcattttgactACGCAGACAGAAAAGAAGACCTTGAGGCTCATGAGCTGGTGGAAGAAATGATGATCCTGGCCAACATGTCGGTTGCCAAATATCTCATTggaaagaaagagaagctgCTCCCATTACGAGTTCAACCTCCACCAAAGACGCGCAAATTTAATGCGTGGCGGGAAAGGTTTGGAAATTTTGCCAAGCTCTCTCTCTCACTAAGGAAACACTTGGTCCAAGATTTTGATTGTGTAGAAAATTTTCTTGTGCCGATCTCTACATGGAAGTACATCAGAAAGGCCTGTTGCAAAAGAGACTATAGGAAGTTAAAGCAGTTAATCTGCAATGATAACCTCTATCCACAACTCTCAGTGGCGCGCTCCTCTTTGAATGCTGTCGCAAGGGGGGCCGAAGATGTCAAAGCAGCTGATGTCGCTTTAAATCAGAGACGCCACTGGTCTTTGAACGTGATGGAATACACTCGTTTCACCTCTCCAATCCGGCGTTACCTCGACATTGAAGTTCATCGTTTGTTGCTTGAGGAAGAAGGGAAAGAGCTACAGTCAGAGGATCTTTCTGAGCTAATTCGCCGATGTTCGTTTTTGTCAGAACAGTCGAGCGAGTTTCAGAAAGATTTTGGTCGAGTTCGCTTTGCTTTTGATCTTAAAAGTGCACCTTACAGAACCACCGCAGTCGTTAATGACATCGGGTGGAATTTCATTCAGCTAAAGCTTCTATCTGATGCAGACGAATATTACTCTTCCAATGAGAACAAGGTTAGGGTTAGTGACTTGGGACCGATTGAGCAACCGATAGTGAGTGATTCGTCTTCATGCATTGAACTGAGCTGGAAGTTAAGACTTTACGATGCATCAACTGCAAATATGAAGCGGGCAAGTCGAATGAAGGATCATCAACAAGAACATCTCCGTCAAGACAAAATGAATATTGAAGCTTTTTTGCCTACAGAACTAGACCTCTCAAACGCTGCCCACAACATCCCTGGGTTTCTTTGGTTTAAAGTGTTGGAAGCTGTCAAAGAAGATAACTGTATGAGGTTGAGAAGCTTATTAGAGGAGGTTCACAACCGTATCGAAATTGGAGAGGATAGTGAAGAGAGGCCAATAGTGGCAGAAGGAAACGAATATGATGGTCATGATAACGACGATGAATATTTTTTCGAAAATGATGATGACGGTGATGATCACGAAAGCGACTCTGGGAGTAACAATGAAGACATCGATGATCCAAAAGCCTTTAGTGGCGAAGAAGATATGGTGTTACACTTTATTCACACAAAGCTGACGTTAAAAGTCTCTGACGTAGTTGAGGTACAACTCTCAGCCAACGAAATGGGACCTCTCATGTTACCTGACATTCAGGTCTTTGAATTAGCCCCTAGTGTCCAACTCTGCCTCGAGCACAGAAAGCATACCGATAAGTGTTTTGCAGAAGTTGCATCAGAGAAGGCATCGCTGGCGCGCTATCGAAGTGTAGAGAGGTATATGACCCTATGGAAACCTTTGCTGATAATGGAAGCTGCAACGAAAGCTGTATCAAATGATGACAGTTTGGTTCTGCAAAACATCAAAGTAACATGGAGGATGGATGAGAGAGGCAAACTAGTTGGATCTTTTCAGCTGCAAAAAACATTCGCTGAGACCAGGAATATAGAAATTTTTCGTGGGGACTACGCATGTGTTAGGGTTCCTTATCAAGCTTCCTTATCCAGCAGCTTTTCTGAGATGTTTCCACATCTGACAGACGAACACCATGCAGCATCCTCTGGGTATTCCGCTTTGTACAACAGCGCACACGAGGCAAAAAATGCTGATAACACAAAAAGTTTGACCCGCGAGAGGAAATCAGTGGAACGGTATTTTGTCTGTCACTGCGTCTTCACTAAAGTAGACATTTCTCTCAAATTTACCCTCCAGCTGTTTCAATCGTCAATGAAAACTCCTGAAGGACTCATGAAAGGCGAGACTAGAATTTGCACCGTGGAAGTTATAAAACAAACTATCCCTTGCAG ACGAATGATCAATACTATAGAAGATCTTCCAAAAGCCACTCCGCTTGCTCATGACATTTGTCTGGGAAGGGCAACCAGATTAGATG TACTCCATATTCGCTTACCGGATGAAAACCTTTCTATCGCTGACCATGCTGAAGAATGCAGCTTCGAAAGGCTGAACGATCTCCAGGTGCATGCTGTAAAAAAAGCCCTAAGAAACCCCTTCACTCTCATTCAAGGCCCTCCTG GAACCGGCAAAACTATCACAGGAGTTCACATCGCTTATTGGTTTGCCAGGACTAACAAAGAAAGCACCCCGTTCAATCGAACGACCCCAACCGCTGATATTCCCGACAAAGCTCCTCCTCAGGTCCTTTACTGTGGGCCCTCTAACAAATCTGTGGATGTCGTTGCAG AGTATTTGTTGAGAATTCAAGGCATTAAGATTATTCGAGCATATGGAAATATGGTTGAGCAAGAAGAATTCCCGATACCAAACCAGGTTAAACCGCCCCGGCCATTTGCCAGCCAAGAGGAGTTGAGAGTACCTGAAATCTTGAGAACTGTTGCATTGCATCACGTGATCAGAGACCGGGAAACCTCACCGTATGCAGGGCAGCTGAAGCACTATGAAAACATTTTCGCTGAAGCGAAGAGGAGAAAGAAGAGAGTAAAGGATGAAATGGTCCAAGTGTATCTCAAG ttGATAAAGACCGCCGAGGAGTGGGCGATTAGAAGCTCGCATAAAGGAGAATATGTTCAGATTGTTCTTTGCACGTGTTCCGCTGCTGGAAGCAAGAGGATAAAAGAAACATGTAACAATGTGTTTCAATGCATAGTCGACGAGTGTGGCATGTGTCTGGAGCCAGAGACTCTTATTCCAATTGTCTCATCAAAAGCGAAACAGGTGGTACTAATTGGGGATCACAAACAACTTCAACCGATTGTAACAAACAGAGTGGCAAGGTCGCTTGGCCTGAGAACATCAATGTTCGAGCGATTCTCAGAGCATGCATTATTGCTTGAAGAGCAATACAGAATG CACAGAGATATTTGTGAATTTCCGTCTTTCATGTTTTATGAGGACAAACTTAGAACTTCCTCATCGGTTGATGATCGTGACAAAAAGGTGAAGAGGACCAAAGAATTTCTTCATTTCTGGCCTTGCCATAAGGGTAAAGATTACGTACCTCTCGTGTTTTGCCATGTGGCTGGTGAGGAGAGGGAATTAGCAGTGACAACAGAACAAGGAAATCAGCGATCCAAGAGTAACCTTCGAGAAAAAGACAAAGTG gtgGAAGTGGTAAGAACACTAGTCCATTCCTGTGGTGTGGGAAGGGATCAAATTGTCGTACTGTCCCCCTACCGTGCTCAGTGTCATGTCATTCGCGAAGGGCTCGCAGATATGGAGCTATCTGATGTTCCTGTTATTTCCATTATCAAAAGTCAAG GAAGTGAAAGTGATTTTGTGATCATCTCCTTGGTCCGGTCGTTACCAGAGGCCCAAATAGACTGCGAACCTGACCGCCGATGGTTGAGCGAAAACCTGGGATTTGTGACAGATGAACACCAGATAAATGTTGCTCTGACGAGAGCAAAACAGGGACTCTGTATTATCG GCAACAAGAATTTGCTCAATGTATGTGAGCTGTGGGGCCACCTAATATACCATTACGAAAATAAGTCTTGCCTTGTTGACGGTGAGGGATGGCCGCGGATTTAA